Proteins from a single region of Dama dama isolate Ldn47 chromosome 14, ASM3311817v1, whole genome shotgun sequence:
- the DSTYK gene encoding dual serine/threonine and tyrosine protein kinase: MEGDWVPWGSEPESGPGPGGGGGIRELCRGFGRYRRYLGRLRQNLRDTQKFFRDLRGSQPRDCLSSPAEGGEAGRGPAGDVAGTGLPAGQLSCISFPPKEEKRLQQMVDCLPCVLILGQDCNVKCQLLNLLLGVQVLPTSKLGGENCKLRRLRFTYGTQTRVSLALPGQYELVHTLVAHQGDWETIPEEDLEVQEDSEDAAHVLAELEVTMRHALLQEVDIVVAPCQGLRPAVDVLGDLMNDFLPVITYALHKDELSERDEQELQEIRKYFSFPIFFFKVPKPGSEITDSSTERMESERSPLHRQLTDLGYLSSSHCNCAAPGQDTKAQSMLVEHGGKLRHLNTFSHQVLQARLVDAAKALNLVHCRCLDIFINQAFDMQRDLQITPKRLEYTRKKENELYESLMNIANRKQEEMKDMIVETLNAMKEELLDDAANMEFKDVIVPENGEPVGTREIKCCIRQIQELIISRLNQAVANKLISSVDYLRESFVGTLERCLQSLEKSQDVSVHITSNYLKQILNAAYHVEVTFHSGSSVTRMLWEQIKQIIQRITWVSPPAITLEWKRKVAQEAIESLSASKLAKSICSQFRTRLNSSHEAFAASLRQLEAGHSGRLEKTEDLWLKVRKDHAPRLARLSLESRSLQDVLLHRKPKLGQELGRGQYGVVYLCDNWGGHFPCALKSVVPPDEKHWNDLALEFHYMRSLPKHERLVDLHGSVIDYSYGGGSSIAVLLIMERLHRDLYTGLKAGLALETRLQIALDVVEGIRFLHSQGLVHRDVKLKNVLLDKQNRAKITDLGFCKPEAMMSGSIVGTPIHMAPELFTGKYDNSVDVYAFGILFWYICSGSVKLPEAFERCASKDHLWNNVRRGARPERLPVFDEECWQLMEACWDGDPSQRPLLGIVQPMLQGIMDRLCKSHSERPNRGLDDST, from the exons GCCAGCTGAGCTGCATTTCCTTCCCACCCAAGGAAGAGAAGCGCCTCCAGCAGATGGTGGACTGCCTGCCCTGCGTCTTGATCCTCGGCCAGGACTGTAATGTCAAGTGCCAGCTGTTGAACCTGCTCTTGGGGGTGCAGGTGCTTCCCACCAGCAAGCTGGGCGGTGAGAACTGTAAGCTTCGGCGCCTCCGCTTCACCTATGGGACTCAGACTCGGGTCAGCCTGGCGCTCCCTGGCCAGTATGAACTAGTGCACACGCTGGTTGCTCACCAGGGCGACTGGGAGACCATCCCTGAGGAGGACCTGGAGGTCCAAGAGGACAGTGAGGACGCTGCCCATGTTTTAGCCGAACTGGAGGTGACGATGCGCCATGCTCTCTTACAG GAAGTGGACATTGTGGTAGCACCATGCCAAGGCCTCCGGCCCGCAGTGGATGTTCTGGGTGACTTGATGAATGATTTCTTGCCTGTGATAACCTATGCACTCCACAAAGATGAACTCTCTGAGAGGGATGAGCAAGAGCTTCAGGAAATCCGAAAGTATTTCTCCTTTCccatattctttttcaaagtgcCGAAGCCGGGCTCGGAGATAACTGACTCCTCCACTGAAAGGATGGAAAGCGAAAGATCACCACTTCACCGCCAGCTGACTGACCTGGGCTATCTGAGCagcagccactgtaactgtgcgGCCCCCGGCCAGGACACCAAAGCCCAGAGCATGCTGGTGGAGCACGGTGGGAAGCTGAGACACCTGAACACGTTTTCTCACCAGGTGCTGCAGGCCCGCCTGGTGGACGCAGCCAAGGCCCTGAACCTGGTGCACTGCCGCTGTCTCGACATCTTCATTAACCAGGCCTTTGACATGCAGCGGGACCTGCAGATCACACCCAAACGCCTGGAATACACTCGAAAAAAGGAGAATGAGCTGTATGAATCACTGATGAATATTGCCAACCGGAAGCAAGAGGAAATGAAGGACATGATTGTTGAGACTCTTAACGCCATGAAGGAGGAACTTCTGGATGATGCCGCCAACATGGAGTTCAAAG ATGTCATTGTCCCTGAGAATGGAGAGCCAGTGGGCACCAGAGAGATCAAGTGCTGCATCCGACAGATCCAGGAGCTCATCATTTCCCGGCTTAATCAAGCAGTGGCTAACAAGCTGATCAGCTCCGTGGATTACCTACGTGAGAGCTTTGTTGGAACCCTGGAACGGTGTCTGCAGAGCCTGGAGAAGTCTCAGGATGTCTCGGTTCACATCACCAGTAATTATCTCAAACAG atcttaaATGCTGCCTATCATGTTGAAGTCACATTTCACTCAGGGTCCTCAGTTACAAGGATGCTGTGGGAGCAAATCAAACAG ATCATCCAGCGCATCACTTGGGTGAGCCCACCTGCCATCACACTGGAGTGGAAGAGGAAGGTGGCCCAGGAAGCCATCGAGAGCCTCAGTGCCTCCAAGCTGGCCAAAAGCATTTGCAGCCAGTTCAGGACTCGGCTCAACAGTTCTCACGAGGCCTTTGCAGCTTCCTTGCGGCAG CTGGAAGCTGGCCACTCAGGCCGGTTGGAGAAAACTGAAGATCTATGGCTGAAGGTTCGGAAAGATCATGCTCCCCGCCTGGCACGCCTTTCGCTGGAAAGCCGTTCTTTACAGGATGTCTTACTGCATC GTAAACCTAAACTGGGGCAGGAGCTGGGCCGGGGCCAGTACGGCGTGGTGTACCTCTGTGACAACTGGGGTGGGCACTTCCCTTGTGCCCTCAAGTCAGTTGTCCCCCCAGATGAGAAGCACTGGAATGACCTGGCTTTGGAGTTCCACTACATGAG GTCTCTGCCAAAGCATGAGCGCTTGGTGGATCTGCACGGTTCTGTCATCGACTACAGCTACGGCGGTGGCTCCAGCATCGCCGTGCTGCTCATCATGGAGCGGCTGCACCGGGACCTCTACACAGGGCTGAAG GCTGGGCTGGCCCTGGAGACCCGTTTGCAGATAGCCCTGGATGTCGTGGAGGGAATCCGCTTCCTGCACAGCCAGGGGCTTGTCCACCGTGATGTCAAACTGAAAAACGTGCTG TTGGACAAGCAGAACCGTGCCAAGATCACTGACTTAGGATTCTGCAAGCCAGAGGCCATGATGTCAGGCAGCATTGTGGGGACACCAATCCATATGGCCCCTGAACTTTTCACAG GGAAGTATGATAATTCCGTGGATGTCTACGCCTTTGGCATTCTCTTCTGGTATATCTGCTCAGGCTCTGTCAAGCTCCCAGAGGCATTTGAGAGGTGTGCCAGCAAAGACCATCTCTGGAACAACGTCCGGAGAG GGGCCCGTCCAGAACGCCTTCCTGTGTTTGATGAGGAGTGCTGGCAGCTGATGGAAGCCTGTTGGGATGGTGACCCCTCTCAGAGACCTCTCTTGGGCATTGTCCAGCCCATGCTCCAGGGCATCATGGACCGGCTATGCAAGTCACATTCTGAGAGGCCAAACAGAGGACTCGATGATTCTACTTGA